The genomic segment ttttttattacaacaATACTAGTTTGctttatacaaaaaaaaaaaaaaaacaatattagTTTGCTGATCAAAGGGAAGAGCACTGTGGTTTTCCCAACTCCTTCCATTGTTTCTCTTTGTAGTCGTATACACTCCGAATTTGTCATATGGTGAGATTCGGATTTAGACAAAAGTGGAATTTACATGCAGCAATAGCTTTAAGGACAGTCCTGTATCTATCTGAACGTGTTGCGTTTTTATATGCACCTGTGATCCTTAATGGCATCATCCTTGTCTTTGTGTATAATTTTACTATACTCACTCTTGATCTAAATTTCTCTTCTCCTTTGAATCACCTGCGTTCTTTACTGGGTAGAGTGGTAACCTGTAATCTTGATATAAACACGACCCTGCAAACTGCAATCATGTATCAATGCCAGGGCCTGGATATGCAGGCAGGCTCATAATCCGCTTGTCCAACACAGGGCCTCCGATGGTGAAATGATATAGACTCTGAAACTTTGATCCTCTAAACCCAAGAAGTTCGTGCACTGCAAAAGtacaacaaaatgaaaaagcaaaCATGATTTTGATCTTTCCACGATGACGGATCCCACCTTGCTGTAATAAGGGGGAGTTGGGGCAAGGGCAGGCCTTAGATTTTGGTGTTACTCATCATAGAGGAAAGTGTATGTTCCTTAAGGACATTTTTTCCTCATTTCACTGCAATTATCTCAAAGGAGCATGCAAATTGTAACGGCACTGGCTTATATACCCTGACCAAGGATGAGACCACCTTATGCACTACTGACATAAAGAATGCAGTATACTTCAGATGAGATGTGTAACCTATCATCCTTTATGTAAAGCTCCATGTGATGACTAGGATACCATTTATAATCACTGTTGATTCGGAATGCTAGGGTCAAAACAAAGGTGAAGATAAGGAAACATACCAGGATCATCGAAGAAGCAACCAATTCCGGTTGCAGATATGCCAACCGCATGTGCTTCGAGGTACAAGACCTGGCCAAGAACTCCAGTCTCCCAAAACAGTCGAGGATACATCCATGCACCCTTGTCACTTAAGGCAGGTTCAAAATGGGCCACCATCCCAAGGCTGAAGCAGCCATCACTAGCAATGTCCTGTAAGTTCAGCATTTTAgtcatatttaaaaacaatgcttCCAAGGTTTGCACTCAGCAACAAAACAGCCTTCTGTAGGAAACAAGGTCATTcttgaaaacataatattctaaagcattttccaaaaaacttttttccaCCTCTAGCATTCATATTTAACTAGCATTTATATTTGCAAATTTCACGCACTGATAGACTAGGACTATTGTTACATAAACCTGTTTCCATTTCCCAAATCAAGCACTTCCCTAACACATAAAGTTGCTTTGCCagtgaatatatatataggaagAATGGCACACACCTGATGGCAAGATAGACGTTTGGCAAGCTCTTGGCAGTTAGCAGTGGCAAGTTCATACAAAGGAAGATCATCAGGGCATCCCGCTGGTTTCTCCCAGTTAAACTCAGGCATGGTAGCCCTCTTAAGCTCCTCTAAATGATCTTCATTCCTTACCAAGAAATACAATCCTTTGGGCAAACCTACCACTCTATGAACAAACAAAGCAGCATGAACCTCAGCATCCCAAGAGAGAGCCCGAAACGGCAATGCTAATTGCCTTCTATGCTTCCCTCCATTCCCTGAAGGAACGCAATGCAACAAAATCTGATAGAACGTTTCTCTTTCCATTACAGTTACTCCATCCATATCAACCGCGCTCCTCCTTTTCCTAACAACTTCCCTCACCGTAAGACCTTTGTAAGAGTTTTCACTACAAATTCCACTGCTTTGAAATTGATCCACAGGAAATTCTCCGCTTTGAACGGTTAATGGCTTTTTAACTGCCTCAGCAGTCCTGTAAATTATGTCCCAACAAACATGCTCTCTGCTAAGCGAATTTGGCTTCCTTTTCCACTCCAAATTCAGGAATTCCTTTACTGCAGAACTAAGTTCCTTATAATTTACATGGAATTGGTTACTCCCATTTGGAAAAACAAGAAGCAAACAATCCGGGTGCTCGAATTCAATGTCAGGAAACTTCCCTTTGATTGGTCTTGATGGAACTTTGAACTCTGGAAAAATGTCAAGCCCCATTAGCTTCTGCAAATCGTCATATCCAAACCCATCTAGAAGCTTCACGTCCCAGCCAAGGGTTGCCGCAGCCATCGCAACAGCTCCAATCGCATGACCCACATCGTGGTTGCAGTACCGAAACGCGCGTTCTCCGTATTTCCATGCTTCTCGCCagaaaatagaagaaattCCGATGAGAAACGAGTTCTCCGGGAAGAATTTGGGGAAAAACCCAGAAGGGATTGTGGCTCGAACCTCGAGAGAGTGCTCTTTCGCAGCATAATGTGCGACGAAAGGCGAGTCAGAGAGAGACTGAATTGGCGGAGAAATGAGATAAGCCTCGGTGGGGTGCAAATTGCCGCTGCTGGGATTGACCCGAAGGGACCAAGTGGAATAGCCGGTGGTTTTCCAAGCCGAAAGAGCCAGAGAATCGTAGAACAGTTGGGAGATTGTGGATTGGGAGATGGGTTTAGGAGGAGGAAGAGAATGGAACAAAGAAGAATACAGGGGAGCATCATCAGTTATAGCTTGTTTCTCTGCCGGAAAGTGCAGGAGGGGAATCAGCGGTGCAGAAATGTAACGGCGAAAGGGGTTGGGTTGATTGGCCCAATCCAGACCACGTGGTCCTCTCGCGTAGTTGGTGAAACTGTGCTTCGTTTGATGATGGTATTTGAGGGCTTGAGCTACCTTTCCTTGTTGTTCTTCTTCCTTATTGGGGTCTTTCACAGATGGTGAGgccgaagaagaagaagaagaagggaaaGACATGGTTGGGATCGTTCTTCTGTTTGGGCGTGACAAAGACACAGACGTTGAAGGAAGAATGTGGAAATGTGGAGCGTTAAGCGGTAAACAAAGCCTTGAAGGAAGGAATTGGAGGACCATTTTTGAATCTTACAGCCATACGATACCCCTATGGTCTCTTCCAGAATCATTTTAGACGAGAGAGTAGAGCTGTCAATATGGGCTGACCCGGTTCAGCCCAGTCCAAGTCCTTGTAGATTAAGAAAATATGAATCGGGCTTTATCAACCCATTTTTTATATGAGCCATCAAAACTTCAATCCAACTTATTCTTTGTTAGCCCATGGACTGAGTTGGGTTagtctattttttattttttttaaaaattattttgtaatttaatttataaattaaaattattaatttgataagtaaagattaaacacattaaaatatataaaataaataatattattagtaattaaattattaattttatataattaaatatataaaattattaaattaattaaaattacttatttttttggttcaCATGGTTAGCTTGCTCCAGCTCACCCCAATCCACTATTTTAGTGGGTTGATCTATTTAAGCTCGGTTCAAATatgagtttaaatttttaaattcagtCCACtctatatttgataaaaaatgaatCGACTCAATGGATCAAGTTCATTTTGACAAGTATAGCCATTGCCAACCAAAAGCCCAATCATGAACTGAGGCTTTGGGCTCAAGTAAGAGTTCAAGAAAGGGTGGCAATTGTATTATCTAATTcgaatttattaataaataattacgaaaatttaaataaatttttattttttattatatttaattaaatttttaaatattaatttttaattaaataaaattttaaaattaatggtTGATTAATTACTATTAAACAAATTATCACTTATTATTTATGTCACGTGGTGTTGAtgtattataataaataatgacGTAACatgtttatataatatatttacatgattatatgatattttcatttttcatgttaacatcatatgaatataaaatgtcaagttatattttgattaatgataattaattaattattaataaaatacatGACAGTTGATTAtagtaataaaagaaaaaaaaattatttaaaattttttgaatagttttaaaaaattttaaaagcattatgtttaatttgtaatattaaattttaatttcatatattattgctttgtttagaaattatttatactttataagaGATTATTGATCATTTAATATAAcatttactattttttatgatttacttttagtttttaatttttttattttagattcagattaaattttgagttttattTATAGAAGTACTAATAACCAAATTTggatattaaatattaatttttgaatagaattgaatttaaataaatataaatatatatagttttacAAAAGATTCCAATTGGCTTACGCTCACGAGTCACGGGTTGCATAGGGGTGCGTATCCTGGCTAGCAGCAAAACACAATGGAGCGCGAGACGTCCATAATGTTGGATTTCTTCTTCTACGGGATTTGCTGGCTCGTCCGATATGCCTTGTGACTCAGCGACACCACTTTGCCAATTTCTCTCGTTGCCGCTAATTGATTCGACCACTTTTCTTTCCACTTCAAAACACAAAATTGAccctcctttctttttttgctatAACTACTCAACCGTGCCTCATGTTCTTTGATTTAATTCGAATTAATCTTGATTCGGGTTTATCTCGATTATGAAATCTCTCATAagagattttataaattaatttttaaataaattatgatattatttattataaatttatattttttataaaaaaaatttatttataagtttattatttattttttatttatgtgaaatttaagatattttactctatttaattatatattatatttgttttactgatttttaaataaaaaaaaaattatttcgattttgatatttataatgagaatttttattacagatttatattttaatctaaAAGATAAACGTAATAGTTGAAATTGAAGCCAGTGAGCAGGGTATATATGTCTTTTCAATGTGACCTTTTTCCGCGGAGTGCCCGACCACCAAAACAATGCAAAGCTAACTCCACGCCTTTCCAATTTCCCATCATTACTTATATTAGATAAAAAATGGAATGTGATTTAACTTTAATCCGATCCGGTCGTGGCATTTGGCTTCTTCTTGCTGCAACTGGAAAAGCTGCAGTGCCATCTGCATGGCttccttcttccttctttctcCTTAAATTACTCCTCTCATCACTCGAACGAGTCACCTCTTTCGACTCACTCACTCACTCTCTCTCCGGCCTCTGATCTTCCTTTTCAAGGTACAAATGCCACCTCCtcctttattattattctgtTTCCTTTGTTCGAAAGGAGAACTAATCTTTGcttgttttctattttaagAACACCACCAATTTCTTCGCCTTTCACTGCGGACATGTCAGCCATAGGGCGGAGCAGAGGAATTCATTATTTGCAGAAACTGAAAGCTGCAAATATACCTTCTGATTTGATCGAAAAGGGCCAGCATCGTGTAATAGATGCTTCTCTCACCCTTATTCGCGAGAGGGCAAAGCTCAAGGTTCTTTTTTAACATTtcaattctttaattgattcTTTTGACAAGATTTTGAGCATCATGTTTGAAGGTTGTTAACTCAGGAATCTGAAACTTATTAATGGTACTCCCTAGGGTGAGCTTGTGCGTGCTTTAGGAGGTTCTTTAGCATCCACTTCTCTGCTTGGAGTTCCTTTAGGACACAACTCATCGTTTCTTCAAGGACCCGCGTTTGCTCCTCCTCGAATTAGGGAGGCAATCTGGTGTGGTAGCACGAACTCAACCACTGAAGAAGGTAGCTTCTTAATTGCCCTTAATAAGATTTTGCTTATACACACTTTTTTGATTCTCAGCACTGATATTGCTATCCCATCTCGATGGGTTAGATGTTATCATAACATTTAGACCTGAATGTATATGCTCTGTTTCTGAATGTGAGAGTTTTAACTGTTCTGATAATCATTGTAATGGATTTGGCTGACATTTGGAATCTAAATTAAAAGGGTTTCCTCCACTGAGTTGTTAATAGTGTTCTCAATCCTTTCCTCGGTCCTGCAGGGAAGCAACTAAATGATCCTCGGGTGCTAACTGATGTTGGTGATGTCCCTGTCCAGGAGATCCGTGATTGTGGTGTAGATGATGATAGATTGATGAACGTCATAAGTGAGTCTGTCAAGTTAGTAATGGAGGAGGTGAGTTTCCGTTTAACTCTTGGCTTCTTTCTTCAGAAATACTATGACTAATTATGATGATTATTTTAAGATTGGGCTACTTACATATTTAGACCTTGAATTTGTACTCATTTTGAACTGCTGGGCTTTGTCTCAGTAAACAACCTTGTGATCATCTATTTGGTTTGAATTGGTTGAAATTAGTTAAATTTACTTTCCACTTGTTTGTTAGTCTTCGTGCTGGAAGTCTTTGATTTATTGTTCAATATTTCTCACCAAAGCATTTTTGTTGAAAGGGAAGATTAGGGGTGTTCAGGGGGCCTTTGATCTAGATGCTGGTTGCAATCAATGCAAGATTATCGTACTTGTACCTCTTGGTTCAGATAGATGAATATTAACTCTTTTAATGTCTGCGCTTGTCAGGATCCATTACGCCCATTAGTTTTAGGTGGTGACCACTCCATATCTTTTCCTGTTGTAAGAGCTGTCTCTGAGAAGCTTGGTGGACCTGTGGATATACTTCATTTAGATGCCCATCCTGATATTTATGATGCCTTTGAAGGGAATAAGTATTCGCATGCATCTTCTTTTGCTCGAATTATGGAGGGTGGTTATGTTAGACGGCTTTTGCAGgtaactttttcttcaatatgCTGTATTAATGGCTATTATATTCTCCCATTCGACAAATAGTTCTTAGACCAAATAATAACTCCAACTGAGGCAGTTTAACAAATGTCAGTTAAGTTTTCTGGAAGTATTTTACCCATTTGTATTGTAAGTTGAATATCTTGGAAGTAAGGTAGTGACTTTGCAATTTGCTATTTCTTTTCACTGGCATATTTTCTTTACCTTCTTTGTGGAAAAGCAGCTTGGGTTTATAGTGCCTCAAGTTCTTCAGTGAGGGAATGATGAGTTTTCTTGCAggttgtttttgttgtttcatCCATTCAGTTCACCCTCTTCCACTGTTGTTACAACCTTGAGAGTGGTCACGTAACCACCTTGTCACCAAACACACACAAGGGATAATATATCTTGTTTTGCAACTAATTGTCTGAAGTGCTGTCATTTTAGGTTGGTATCAGATCAATAACAACTGAGGGGCGCGAACAAGGCAAAAGGTTTGGAGTGGAGCAATATGAAATGCGAACATTTTCAAGAGACCGTCATTTCTTGGAAAACCTGGTCTCCCTCTTTTTCTCATCTTCTTTTCCTTGGTGTTTTTCACCTGGCTAATATGTTTTCACCCGTCAACTTCATTGCataacatgttttatgaattttaaaatggaTTGTCTTAGAATTGAAGACCAGAAAACCTGTTGTTTGGTGGAAACTGAAAGAAATTACAATTTGAAACTAATATTAGTGCACTTCTACATGCTTTGACAGAAACTGGGGGAAGGAGTAAAGGGTGTGTATATTTCAGTCGATGTGGACTGTCTTGATCCCGCCTTTGCTCCAGGGGTATCTCACATTGAACCAGGAGGTCTTTCCTTTCGTGATGTTCTCAACATCCTACACAACCTCCAAGGCAATCTCGTTGCTGCAGATGTGGTAGAATTCAACCCGCAACGTGACACTGTTGATGGGATGACTGCAATGGTTGCAGCTAAGCTTGTAAGAGAACTGACGGCTAAGATgtcaaaatgataatttctGTGTTTCTCTGTGTCAAGGTCATTGGATATGATAACAAAAGCTACCCTCAATGGAATAAAAGATATGGCTTCTTGCCAGTAATAGAAAACATCATCTTCTTACCTCTATTTCGTTTCTGTTTAGCTAAACAAACTAAAATTCGACTCCATCTTATACCTGAACAAGATAGGCCATTATTGTCAAGTTTCATATTGCATGCAAAGGCCCTATCTTTAGTTTCTTCAATGAAATTTTCCAGAATGATTGCTTTGCTGCCCATCACCAGTGTCTTCAATGAACTTTGGCCTTTTAAAGGTTTGGTCATTTTAGGAGTtattgtgaaattttttaacacaattatttcattattaaatGTTCATTTTTAACATCGTTATCGAATCGAGAGATTCATATTGTGAATCGTTATCGAATCGAGATTCATATCGTGAatcaaaatcttaatttttttaaaaaatgaattgaatggtaagataaaatttttttaaattaattaaaaatttatgaagTAAAATAATGTAatgatatttaaattaaaattatcaatattttcataaaaaaatgaagtgattcaatttaaatatatattttttccaaCTTTATGTATATACAAGATATTGATAtacataaattataaaaaataatatatattttgtatataatgtatagatatataataaattttgcATTAATGTTTCCATATgcacatttaaatttattttgtacatacaaaagtttttcaaatgaaTAATAgtcaaaacttaaattttattgagcTCTTTTCACAAATAACTCTTATGCATAaggtgtttttgaaaatagtcatacgataattttaactatttttagtcaagagaaataaattttgaacaaATTTGCCCTTAATGAAACCAACTAATATGTTTGGATTTGCACTTCAACTTGACTCATATGTTTGGATCAATTTAGTTTTTAACCATTGTAACTCGTCAATACTCCTCGACAGACCATCCATCTCCTTATAAAGCATCCTCATTAGAGCATTCCTCGTCAGGTCAACTATAGAGCATTTTGAGCAATGATAAAAGGATTTTGGAGTCATTCTAGCATAAAGGTAGACATATTGTAGAACTGAGAGAAAGTTCACATTCCGTGCATTGAGTTAATTATCATAAAATTgcatatatttttagttttaaccATATCTAGAAAGGTAGGCATATTTTTGATATTCGTCATAttcttcatttattatttttgagcATAAACGTAGGCATattcttcatatttttcatattcttgttgtttgaagttgttgaatttaaatttaaatttggaaGTGTCGATGGTTTTTGGCTTGAACATTGACTGGGCATACGTGACTGGTTGACAGGCATGCGTGATTGGTCGATAAGCATTGGGTTTAGGCGTTTTAGGTATTGTGTGACTTAGGGtttgcatgaatggttgaCACCTTATGCATGACTGGTTTTAGGCATGGCGTGACTTAGGGTTTGTGTGATTGGTTTAAGGCATTGTGGTTAGGGGTTTttggcattgcgtgactagttggTAAGGCATTGCATAACTGGTTTTTAATCATTTCATGATaagtttttaggcattgcatgtCTGGTTTTTAAtcattgcgtgactggtttttaAAGAATTGCGTGAGTAGTTTTTAGTTATTGCGTGACTGCTTGATGGGGCAACATGATTGGGTCTAAAGCATTGCATGACTGCTTGATCAAGCATTGCATGACTTTTTTATATGCATTGTCTGACTGTTTTCTGTAGGGTATTGTGTGATTGTCATTTCTTGGATATTAATGCttttttgacctttttttttttgcttaattttAATGCTTTAATAtgtatctattttttttacttagtAATTCATGCTTCACACATGCTTTAATTACTTGCTTTTATGTATGCAAAAATAGTAAGAactagttattttttttaatctttcttgatcatatatatatttttttataattgagagaGGGAGAATTCGAACCTTACTTTTTAGACAAGAGAATTATGCACCAActaatgagccaaatgtttgGGTGCTTTCTTGatcatatttattaaatgGAAATGTTATCTGTTTTCTATTGCAGATGGTCAAAACAAGATAACCTAGAAGCTTTGCTTCGTGTGCCAATGGACTAGTGGAGCTTCAACGCCGGTATTAACATCTTTTGTAAATGGATGTAGTTGCATGTCATACTCGAGGCGTTGCAAAAAAATTGAGTTAGACGCGATGAAGAGAACATGCTTCGGGGAGCTGATGGACGTcgaataaaaaaagagtttattATGAGCTAGTCTTGTGCACAACTTACTGATGTGCGGAATCAATCAACCTGGTGCCATCAAGGGTGAGTTATGGTTTGCCATAAGCAATACCAAGGCTCGATTTTCAAAGTGTGAGTTCTTTCTGGTGACAGGACTCAAGTTTGGCCCCATGTGACCATTATTTCCAATCCTTATGAAGTAGTCCCCGGAGGAAATCACCAACGATACTGAGGAACGGAGACTTAGGTGAAGCTTCAACATGTGTTAGATATGGTTAAGAAAGGTTAGTTTCATCAGGATGGAGATGCAACAAAGATGGCCTTAGTCTTGATTGTGAACAATACTTTATTCGGTCAAGACTACTGAAGAATGGTGACTTTGTGGTTATTATTGTTGGTCGAGAACATCGACCAGTGAATTGCGTTCCCATGGGGCACTTACGTATAGAGTTTGATCGTGGATTACATATCAAGGGGTTTCCAAGTTCCATTAGTGGGATTAGATCAAAAGAAATGTTATCACCTCTATAGATTTGTATGAGCACCTCAAGTAGTGTGCCCTAAGGttttccattttccttttcgcataagattttattaagtGATTATAATGTTTTACAATTAATGTGCAGTTCTGAGCATTACAAGCAATTCTTGAGATCCAAAGTTGGTTTAGATCCCAGTGCTAGTCTGAAGATGCTTATCCAAGAATGCTAAAATGGTATTGTGATGAAAGGCCTACAAGCTTCCACAACCTAATTGCAGATTTGGAGAGAGAAGGCAGGGTGAGAAACGAAACcatactatttttattttatttttgttgttgtcaTATGTCAATTAGCTTTCAACCTAATGGCAATGTATGTTTTGGTGCAGTTGCGCGCATTAGGGACCTTGGAACCAACTACGGAAGAGAACTTGAAGGCATATTTGGTCGACATTGATATCCCTCTATCCGAAGGGCATCAATACGTTTCGTTATGGCAGTTAAAGGGTTGAGTAGAATTCGGTCCCGAACAAAGAAGGAAGATTATGGGGCATAAAGAGAAAAGGGTAATAGGAGTCGTTAAGTGGAAGCGCATCTTGGACGAGGAGGTCGATGCTCCCTTTACTGCTTTTGAGACTCTTGTTGCTCAATCATTAAATGATGATCAAACGCGCAACCTGACGCTACGTCCTCAGATGCATACAAGCTTAAAACATGAGATGAAACGGATGACGGCGTAATGGAAGAAAAACCTTTAGTCACTACAGATGGGGATCTAGTGGGAGATGTAGATGCAAATGGAGTCAATGCAGTTGGAGACCTAGCAGGAGATGCAGCTGCAGATGAAATCAAAGTGGCTGGGGATCCAATAGGAGATGCAATTGCAGATACAATCAATACAATTCGAGATCCAAGGGGGAGATGCAAGGATTGGAAGACCGAATTGTACTTCGGCTACTTGACCATTATGAGGTATGAGCTTCTAGCTTTTTTCATTACATGAGTTATAGCATTTAGGATCTAtttgatgttttgatgtgtGTAATTTTTGTCACTATATTGAGTTGGTTTATTAGTCAACAAGATGGGGTGTGCAACGATGAGGGCAATACTCACGGGGTAGATCTTGATGAGCCAATTAGTATTAATGAGTCATTTACTTCGGCTCAAAGTTCACCTTCTCTTGCCTCATACATAGCTTCTCCTCATAGCTCAACTTCGACTGAGGCCCCACAACATGCTTAGAGCATAACTTCTCTTGAGGCTCCACCTCCACCTCCAATCTAAGATACAGTTGAGCATGACCAGCAAATACCTTTGGAGCCCATACGTTAACTCATTATTAGTCCACCGTAAAACGCAGGATACGTTGAAGGAAAAATATGAGCActtcatgaaaaacaagcGTAAAATGAAAACATTACACGATATTAGGCTTTATGGTTCGAAATTATTGAATTCAATGACCttttgtcaaaccctgttctataaaataattacgacgtcatttacatgctcaatagaatgtttgcatgtttaggaagttcgagggatcgttaaaagacgatattgcccctaatggtaccattaagtcgattaagcttcgaactagttcaaataggaattttgaggtaaaattaagagtttcacagctcagggatgactcaaaatggtaattcggagttcgaggatcaatttggagtcaaaccgaaattttcactatctaggggcaaaatgatcatttgccacctggggacaaaatgagaattttgagaaaagattattttggccccatttaacttattggagtatgatttgagtattggaggataatttgagggtttggcagtgaaaaagtttaatttcggtgatttctagagtataagggtaaaatcgtaatttttccatccacggacaaaatttgagattttgagagaatttagatcaaatttgacaaattggagaatggtatgagtataagggatgaaaaatatgtctatgggtaattttcagtttttggggtaaaaatataatttttgacttttacgggggcaaaagtgtaaattNNNNNNNNNNNNNNNNNNNNNNNNNNNNNNNNNNNNNNNNNNNNNNNNNNNNNN from the Theobroma cacao cultivar B97-61/B2 chromosome 8, Criollo_cocoa_genome_V2, whole genome shotgun sequence genome contains:
- the LOC18592853 gene encoding uncharacterized protein LOC18592853; translation: MVLQFLPSRLCLPLNAPHFHILPSTSVSLSRPNRRTIPTMSFPSSSSSSASPSVKDPNKEEEQQGKVAQALKYHHQTKHSFTNYARGPRGLDWANQPNPFRRYISAPLIPLLHFPAEKQAITDDAPLYSSLFHSLPPPKPISQSTISQLFYDSLALSAWKTTGYSTWSLRVNPSSGNLHPTEAYLISPPIQSLSDSPFVAHYAAKEHSLEVRATIPSGFFPKFFPENSFLIGISSIFWREAWKYGERAFRYCNHDVGHAIGAVAMAAATLGWDVKLLDGFGYDDLQKLMGLDIFPEFKVPSRPIKGKFPDIEFEHPDCLLLVFPNGSNQFHVNYKELSSAVKEFLNLEWKRKPNSLSREHVCWDIIYRTAEAVKKPLTVQSGEFPVDQFQSSGICSENSYKGLTVREVVRKRRSAVDMDGVTVMERETFYQILLHCVPSGNGGKHRRQLALPFRALSWDAEVHAALFVHRVVGLPKGLYFLVRNEDHLEELKRATMPEFNWEKPAGCPDDLPLYELATANCQELAKRLSCHQDIASDGCFSLGMVAHFEPALSDKGAWMYPRLFWETGVLGQVLYLEAHAVGISATGIGCFFDDPVHELLGFRGSKFQSLYHFTIGGPVLDKRIMSLPAYPGPGIDT
- the LOC18592854 gene encoding arginase 1, mitochondrial — encoded protein: MSAIGRSRGIHYLQKLKAANIPSDLIEKGQHRVIDASLTLIRERAKLKGELVRALGGSLASTSLLGVPLGHNSSFLQGPAFAPPRIREAIWCGSTNSTTEEGKQLNDPRVLTDVGDVPVQEIRDCGVDDDRLMNVISESVKLVMEEDPLRPLVLGGDHSISFPVVRAVSEKLGGPVDILHLDAHPDIYDAFEGNKYSHASSFARIMEGGYVRRLLQVGIRSITTEGREQGKRFGVEQYEMRTFSRDRHFLENLKLGEGVKGVYISVDVDCLDPAFAPGVSHIEPGGLSFRDVLNILHNLQGNLVAADVVEFNPQRDTVDGMTAMVAAKLVRELTAKMSK